TGCAACATGAATAAATCAACAtacttattattcttattagtTACTTGCATTTAACTGACTGACGTTGGAGTTTCCTTTAGTTACTATGAAACAGAGTAGCCGGTAAAGTGATCTTCTATTTCAGCTTTTGCCCTCGTAAACAAAACTAAAGTCTGATATTTAACTTGTAATACTTATTACGTAATATACAAAGTGCACCCCATAAAAGAGGCAGGTGTGTAATAAATAGCATTATGAAACTGTCTCAGAAAAGTGAAGTTAATGTTGTGGGTTTGCACATGCGATAGAAAGGAAAGGGAAGTACGACTAGAGAAGGAGTACATTTGACACGTTTCTGTTATCTAGATGTAACTTAAAGAGCAAATGACCAcccacataaaaatatgttagCTGTGCTTTAACACGGTGAAGTATGACATTAAGGAAAATAGGGAAATTATCAAGAGACCAGAGTTCCACATTACTCCAAGCAACAAGACTCTCTCTCTGACAGGAACATATGAAAATATTTGGCTCACCTCAGTTTTTTGGTAAAGGTGGTAGATTAAAAATCCCTGGACAATAAGTGCCAGCATGGCCAGTGCCACCAGAAGGGGGAGAACCCGGTGGCCTAATCTTTCCCACCTCTGCTTGGGTTTGCTGGGTACACTGAGGTAGTTGGCTTGGCTGTCCACCACAAACACCTGGGGACAGGTACCAACACCGGCCTCTGCCATTCCACCAGATCACACTCCTCCTGGATTGTAAGGGCGAAAGGTCAAAAGGTCTGGTGTGGCAAGATCAGGGGatactggaaaataaataaataaacaaataagcaTAGACAATGAATAATACAGCGAGGCTATCAAAAAATCAGATGTAGCCTCAGATGTTCTTTACAGTAAAGACATGTGGTTTAACCAGCTTTTGTGGAGGCAAAATTATTACTTCATGTCATGACTATCTTAACCACAGAGATGAATCAAATAGAAAGCAAACTTCTTTGCACGTTTCTTCATGATTGTTAGAGGGAGATTACCTTGGATTTGAATGTTCCTCCACAGTCAACCATCCAACAGCATACGGTAGTTTTGGAACGGTCCTCTGTATCTTGTTTGAGGCCTCAAATGGTGAATATCTCCTTAACACagcttttaaaacaataaagggATCAACAGCATTCTCTGAACTGTACCcctgtgtatttatttcctctAGATTTTTCACCTTCTGAGAGAAGAAAATCCTCTATCGGTACAGATTTCAGTCCTCCCTCATGTCCTGTGCTCGCTTGCCTGCTGTCAACTATCTCTAATATTACTTCAAGCAAGCTCAAATAAGGAGGAAATGAAGATGACATGGGGAAGAGGCttagacagagagacagagagagagagagagagagagagagagagagagtagtgAGCATGTGGGACACTCCCTGTGAGTGTAGTCTAGTTATCGTCCAAGCCGacacttccttttctctctcttctgaaTCTCGCTCCTTTTGTTTCATGCTCTGTCAAAACTCTTTTGCTTTCTTGTTTCATTGTCTGTTGctattcagtgtttttagtcGGTTTCTGAGAAACACGCAAAAGTCAAACTGTGTTACTAGGTGGCGTGACCATAACCTCAGCTCAGTAAATGTGTCTGAACCGGAGGTCAAGCTGTGAAATTCAGTTCTACGCTGACCACCACTACCCGCTGTTGCAACCACAGCTTTACACTGTCACCCATATCTCTGCCTTAGTAAGGCAGACCTGACATTTGCAAACACGCTGCCGGGCTTTTCTTACATGTACCCCGCGTCTCAAGGTTTGAGCAACATCTATGGTTTCTGTCCCGTTGCAGAACTCTGTGGTGGTTATTTGCACAGCAACAACCTGCTTTGATTGAGTATGAAGTCGACATCtcatgttttcatcttttccacTCACATTTACGGTTAGTGTGCTTTGTGAGAGTTGCTTCACTTCAAGCGTTCTAgtcctcttccttttttcacTCATAGTTTTCATCTCAAGTGATtcattgtttttgctttcttaCAACATTCTCCCAACTTGCGCATGTGGTCAGCTGAGCAGAAGTAGAGAGGTGTAGGCAATCCATGTTGGctatacattgttttttttttttcttatttttattttctctttccatttctcatCACATGTCTTTTGTGAAATTCCTCTTCCCTGTTGTTTAATTGCTGCGTCAGATGTGCTGAAGGAGCTAACAGCAAAAGATGATTCATTCCTCGTTTTGTGAGATCTCtgtgatgtgtctttttttattttgttgtaggAGGGGGCTGTTTGACATGACAGACTCCGCATGGTGAAACTCTGACATACAGTACTTGCTACCCACACACTATGAATTCCTACCTCCAACAACACACATATATTGTACACGCACACTACACAATGTGGTGTGAACTTTGTGTTCAGTGAAGATAAAGAAGCAGGGAGGACAAACGGAAGCCTACAGTCGTGGTGGGCCctagtagttgttgtggttgttgcttATTGGCTGTAACATTATTGTGGAGGCAGACCTACAGTATAAACCTCTTCTTGTGTTGTTGATAGCACAAGTAAACACCAACTGCACAATTCATTTACGTAGGTGGgcttatatatttttattcttcccATACGACAGGGGAAGTGACAGCAAGGGTGAGAGTCGGATGtgttaaaatacatatttgttgCAGTTCTGTTTGTGTatccattaaaaatacaaaggaTTGTCTTCAATTCAGCATGTGTTGGTCACTACTAAAGGATAGGACCATAAAACTAGGTCAAGAACAGTTGTGGTTTTATTACAGATGAGTCAACTCACCAAATAGTTTGGTGAATCATTCACAACAACTGAGATAGCGAAAGATGATTTTAAGCAATGAACTCAACTCAACTGAACAAGGCCACAGATGGGAAGCTTCACTCACACTGATGAGGTGCTGGGGGACTATGTATTGTATAGCACATGTGTAGTTGTATATGCTATATACCAACAGTACATGAATGCACAGACAgtgatagaaaaaaacaaaggtgcTCGTTACATGATTAGAAGTCCCCCAGCATAGTTAATGAATAGTTCAAGGCCACCTGAGGCACCCCAAACTGTCAGCTTCACCGCTTCTTCAAGTCTAACCTTTATCAAAGTTTTATGCCTGAACATATACCCAGAGAGGATGACGTTTTCCCAAACCCACACTGGAAGTTGATTCAACATGAGAGGTGCTCAGCGGAAGACTCTGTCTGATATCGAAACTAAGTGCAGGTTTACGAGTAGTTAGTAGTAACTAACCTATGTACTTAAAATTTCCTGGGTGTTCACCAGAACACAGAAAACTTGACTCGACTGACCACACTAGGGCACTTTATAAGAAAGGCTAGAGCACACTCTACCTGCTAAGGAAACTAAGGCTCTTCTGACTGCAGGGAGTATTCCTGAGGTCCTTCTCTCAGTCATCTACTGTGGAGTGGtttgctggagcagcagcatctcagcagcagacatcaagagactgaacagactcttGAAGAAGGCTGGCTCTCTGGAGCCTGTGGAGGCGAAAGGCAAACCTGTCATCCCTGATGGAAAACCAGTCCCACGCCCCTCACAGCGCTAACAGCCCTGGGCAGTGCGTTCAGCAGCCAACCTCTACACCTGCTGTTGATATCTTATCATGATGGTAACACcaagattttattcatttactaaATGAATATATGGTATTTCCATTactaaaatacagtatatgtatttatagtaTAACATGCATGATTTTCTAGAATGAACTAGTAGTCATGAATTTACTGCCTGTTAAACTCAGATACTTAAAGATAAGCCGTATAAGATATTATTAGTTCTTCATTCAATATTCCTTTATGTAagtgttatttcattttaaagtaatATAAGCGGTCTAAAGAGATGAATGTTTAATAAGCATTTATCGCTTAATCTGTGGTTTACATACGGTCATTAACCAGATGATCTCATGGAGATTATTTAAACCCTGTGGTATGTTACACTCTGTGGTGTATCCATCTTGCATGCACagcatttactttttttgtggcGTTGAAATGCCACACCACAGCTTTGccacagaatatttttttttacttttccacaGGAAAGTCCCAGCTAAGGAGAGCGTTTGACATCTCTTGTAACTTTGGATGCATGTTTAGGTCACCGCCGCTGGCCATTGTTTGACCTGCTGCATTGGGGGGTGGGGATACTTAGGCTTATTAAACAgaagtgtgtgttattgtggcttcagtaatgttgttttttcttgtttaggTTTTTGAATTACAACTTGTTAGACTGATTTGGTATATTTGCCATTTGCTAAAGAAACAAACCTAATTAAtgcttaaaaatacaaaataaatatgttatcatatatttttatgtCGAGTTTTGCTGTGCGTAAGACTAACACATCTCTAAACGATCCCTAACACTAAATCACTGAACTGAAACTACAAAGCACAAAAGAGGATGTCAGTATTGGAATTGTCTAGCTGTCTAAATCAGGCCTGATGTCATAAAAAGCCACAGGACTGGACATGAACTTTAATGGATCTGTCTTGGATTTTTCTGTGTGCTGTCTCACTTCTTCATTGTgaaattttgttgttgttgttgttgtgctacAGACGTGTTCCTTTTAGGTTCTAATTGGTGGATTTTAATTACTCTGCAGACAGGATTCTGCTTTACTTGTGATCACGTAAACAAACTGTATATAGAATATTATGTCCTTTATGTTTTAATCGTCATAGTTTTAATTAagtttcatcatttctttttctaagTTCCCATTTTCATAAagtttgattttcttcttcCCATTGTCATTGTTACTTCTTCATATCACAATGATGTCATTATGTGAATCTCCAGTGATGATGCTCTTTGAGCACCATGAGGTTGAGGCCTTGCACCTCAGCAACAGCATCGGAGGGAATTATGATCCATAATAAATTCATTGAGTGCCAGTGAGCCATCGCTGTGAACCAGCATTTACATTGAGACCATAGCTGAGAATAACATGTATGGCTGTTTTTAACAGCTGTTAGTTACGCCTGTGTTTTGACAGACCAAAGCAGGAAAAGTAGCggagtaaacaaaaaaataatgatgaatgGATATGTTATGACCCAGCTTTCATTGTAAAATGGAAACcagagttacaaaaataaacttaaataaaaaataaactgacttctGTCACTATCTCACAACTTACTGAATGGTATTTGTCAGAAAGCAATTACAGGTAAGGAAATTATACTAAACCCCGAAGGGCGAATTGTGGAACGAAAGGTTTGCTCCACAGAATCTTATCAGGTAAACATGTTGTGATATTGTAATAGGAGCTGGTTCCTGCATTTTACCACTCAAACTCTTTATTCACACATTATGCTTATAATTGTTACCGTTAACAAGAGTGTACTGAGTGTACTTTTTTGCTTTGTGCACTATAATTGGCTCCTCAGCCATCCTCTGGCACACAAATTTCATTCAGGATTCTTAAAGCTATCTTATCCAACACAGCCTGCGAAGCTGAGCTGTCACTATCACTCTCTTTGGAGTAGATCCATTCAATAAAAAGTCCCAAGGGGAAGGTCACAACTGCAAATAATGCAATTAATGATGATTGGGTTTTATTTAGACGTCAACTAGAAGGAGTTGGCAGGAACAGCAAATATTGAAGTAGCTCAAATTTGACTCGAAGACATTTAGTCAGTATTTGTCTGTGCAGATTattagtgtatttatttatttagttattgtttCATCATTTCTGAAATCCACATTATTCACTGCCATTACCATGTGCCTCATTTACTCGTGTTGATGGAAATACAAGCCAGTAACAACAGAAATAGTcgatgttattattatgttagGGAATTAATGAAATGTTATGTCCCGATTCTGTGTATAATGAATATGGCGTGCACGCTATTAGCTTGCGCCAATGTATTTGAGATAGGTCGCCACACCAGCAACAGCCTCAGAGGCACAAAATTAGTTTGGTTCTACATGAGTGGGCCCCATTGttgtaaacacaacatgtttgtggCCAGGCATTCATATTACAATTATGACAAAACAAATTGCACAAATGTCTGATTGGCTAAAATGCAGAATGTTTTGTATCTCAAGGATTATTCAAGGTCAGCTTCATCATAATGTTTATTAAATTCCCAATAGTCTTTACTACATATATACAGGATATTAGTATATATCAGTCTGAACAGAGGGTGATGTGAGCGTAGAGGGTGGAGCGTACCATCTGGACAGATCTGGAGTCAATATACGGCAAGTGGTGGTGGACCAAGGCCAAGAAGGTAGCCAGAACAACAGTCTCCTCGCTCCGGAGACATCAGGCAAATGTTTCCACTCCTtgaaggacaaacacagaaggaATGAGGAGGAGTTTCTTCCGGCACGCCAGCCGGACCTAGTGCTTGGACTGACAGATTCCTATATTACCTTATACATTTGTATCACCTTGGTTATTTCGTTCATGCATTGATTTTTCTTACGTTTCTGTTATACTGCCGTGACAACATTGACTTTGTTTgctttatattttcattatacTGCCTAATATTAGCTTATATTGTCTTAATCTTTTTACAAGGACAGCAATAAAACGCCTTTTATGTCGTACGTGTATTATGTTTTGTGTGATAGTATCCAAAAACACTACTTGATTGATTGACACAAGCATTCAAATGCCAGATCTAGAATTGAACGATTACATCCAAATGAAGGTGTTTTACTtagttttaatttgtcttttattttgaatttgacAGGTTATTTTGAGCCCAGGAAATAGCAGCTGCCTTTTGAGTAACTAGTGCTACTTTTGACTTGATAATCAGTTGATTATCACTCGTAGACTGAATGTTGTCACCGCTGCTGCTGACTCCCCATGATACATCCGGGGGGAGCCCATCCCAAGGCCGGCAACTTTTGCTCCGAGGAGCGGGGGTCCTCTGCCCTGCACTGATTGGAGGAGGACTGCTACTCTTCCTCCCCTGATTGGTCCGCCGCGGTGCCCTCGTTCTCGGGGCCTCCAGCCAATCGCAACGTCGCAAAGTTCTGCTGCGGAAGAGGTGATGCAAAGAAGGAGATGGCTGAACTTAGATagccctgtgtgtgtgggaataCTTTCACCATGGATGCTCTCCGGGGGGAAGTGAGTCGCGGAGGACGGCGGCTTGTCCTCGCCGTACTCTTTCTTTGGTGTGTTGGGTCTGTGCGCGGTTTCGGACAGAACCAGGACAGTGAGTTCACGTTTCTGCTGCCAGCCGGAAGAGCCGAGTGCTTCTTTCAAACAGCAGTAAAGAATGGTACGATGGAGGTCGAATATCAGGTAACTAAAGTGTAGTCAGCAAATACAACCACCCAGGGTCTTCACAGTCGGTTATCCGTTAGAGGATCGCACCGGCGACGCCACCTCACACAGTGAAAAGAACCCGCTATGAGCCGGTATTtcttagctaacattagctgacATGTTGATAGTGTGTGGACATGTCCTCTCAGCCTGCATCGAGCTGCATCTGTGGGGGAATTAACTTCATATCGAGGAAGTTGGCGTCAACAGCGAGGCGGTTGGGGTTTGATAACCGTGTGCTGTGGCTGTAGCGCATAATTTCCAGAAACAGTGAAAATCCACAACGTcaaattaaagttgtttttttttctgccaccgTTTGTGCAAGGCTTGCATATAAAGCGGATTTCCGAAATAGTGAATGAAAATGATTCACGCAGAAAGATCACTGTTAGCAAATTACTGTCCAGATAGCACTCCAGACGTAGTTTGAATTAGTCACTGTGTAAACGCTGCAcaacgcacaacacacacacgcacgcacacgcacgcacgcacacacaatggTTTCACATCCTGGTTGATTTATATGTGGTCTTCCAGCAGGTTCAAGTCTTGAAATAAGTTCCTGGTGTTGTCCCAActaggagacattttaaaggaCAGCGGGACAGTGTTGGGGGGACACAAGCATACGTTTAAGTACTAGTTACAGCTTTTATTTAATCCAGTAGTAATTCACACTGTAACTTTGGAGGAAACGTCTAATTTAATATACAAATTGTCCAACAAACAAAAGTATTAAACTGACTAGATgttttgtttaaacaaaaactTGGTGCAAAAGATTGATGAATCATCAGAATTGTGTTGTGTCGAGTAATTGTTCAGTGAACTGTTTCACCTCTCAAAACAAGGAAGCGTAGCTGAAATGTCATTTGAACAGGCCCTGAACAGGTGCACATCTCGTAGGGGGAAGTTGTATGAGTCAAcgggtttgtttgtttagtggGAGAAGCCCCGGCTTAAACACGCTCCGTCTCAAAAGACGTTCGTAATCTTGAAAGTGGCTCAGTCTCGCGTCCTGCTGACCTACTAGTTGAGATTCGCGGTGcctcttcacacacactcacttgcaaGTTCGttgggtacactagtgaaaacattCCTGTGTAACAGCCTTGCACTCATCCCCTTCATTACTTATATTGTTCAATTAAAGTAGCTGAAAGGTGGCAATTGGACTGGATGAACATTTTGGAAGATGTAGATAGAATTACTAAAGCGTTTCAGTTATTTAGTCTAGTAGAAACCTAAAATGAGGTTGCCAAAATAATATTCTtgctagtgtacctaatgaactggcaggtgtctgtttctttttgtccttaAGACTGTCAGCTTGATGCTCACGGTGTGAATGTTATGTGTGTGCTTGCAGGTGATAGCTGGTGCTGGTATGGATGTAGACTTCACCATCATCTCCCCTCAAGGCATCCAGCTCGTAGCTGAGTCTCGCCGCTCCGACGGAGTCCACGTGTCAGTGTCCTTAATCCTCGATCACATTTGATATTGCCGACCCCGCACGGTTTTTCTTGATTGCTTATTTTTGCGCTTTTTGCCTCCTCTTATCCCAGGGTGGAGCCCACGGTGGAGGGAGACTATGAAGTCTGCTTTGACAACAGCTTCAGTCGCTTTTCGGAGAAGATGGTGTTCTTTGAGATCATCATCGAGGGACAAGGGGGAGATGTGGGTGGGGACGATGAGTGGGCAGGTTTGGAGGAGCCTGATGGAAGCCTCCTTGAATACAAGTTGGAAGACATCCGGGTGAGTGGCATGCCTTGGGTTTAAATGATAGAAATAGAGGAACCCTAGCTCACTATGTCATCGGACCCTTTAGTAAATCCCTACCATTAGCAAAAACGTATCACTACACTtgagatctaaaaaaaaaaaaaaaaaaaaatcccaacgAATACACAGTTAACTCGTGTGTATTAAACGGGAAATGTTACGCACATgagccatttttcttttcgtCTTCTATCGGAACGAGCAGGTTGAGGAAGTGGGAAAGTTTGTGGCTaactcagtgttgtttttgatattttaatggGATTTGCTGATAATGTGGAAAATATAGAGGAACGTCAGCGTTAACCGTTAACCAGTGTGCGTCTGCCATAGGACCCCTGATTTCTGAGAATTTCTGGAAACAGCACCTACTCTGAAGCTCAAACTTGCGTAACTAAACCACAGTGGTTACGTGACCTGGACGTAAAGTCAGAGACGGCACAGAGAACACGCGTGTGACTTTTCATCAGCTAATCACAAAATTAGTTTGAAGGGATTAGAGATGACAGACTGTGCTCCGGGTATTGAGGACATACCCGCTGACGTTTGCATTTTATCAGAAGGAATTTATTATTAGGTTTATTTACAGTCGGCCTACTTGAGAATAATGTTACCATGTCGTCACGCTTTCATAAATCTCACAgagaaataatgataatgtgcGGCTGGGCGTGGAAATCAAGACTAAATCAAGGAAAATCTGTCTGTGTATAGGGGCGGATGACTTATGTGTGCTTTCAGATTCAGATGACAAAGCTGCTCAGTGTGTCACGTTTGTCAACAGACAACAGACTCAGTTGGGTTCATTAGCATTGTAGTACAAGAGCCCTGCACCAAATCCTAGCATAATAAGGTTATGGTACATTTAAGTCAACCTAGTTTTACAGAGCTACAAACCAcgtcctccaaaatgatcatacagttgaacgTCCACCTTTGTGACAATTTTCAGcttaaactgaacattacagcAACAGTCAGGAAAGGAgcatgtaatgtaatgtatacatacattttaagtCAAGGTACCATCTCTGTTTCAAGTCTCTACATATTTGCTCCTTGTTGTTCTCCCTGATTCTCACCCCGTCCCTCGATCCCTCGATCGCCTCAGGAGTCCATGGACTCTCTGCACAGACGCCTGGAGCGCAGCCGGCAGATGCAGACGGTGCTGCGAGCTTTTGAAGCGCGGGACCGCAACCTCCTAGAAGATAACCTCTGGAGAGTCTCATTCTGGTCGTGTGCCAGTGTGCTGGTGATGCTGTGTGTGGCCCTTACCCAGGTAAGAAGATGATATAGGCCCCACTCACCCGCACCTCACAAGTACCTACTCCATATTTAAGTCAGTTACATAGTATCTGATTTCCTGCTGTCTTTGTTCCCAGGTCTACACTGTCCGTAAACTATTTGACGACAAGAGGAGGGTCTGCACCTAGACGCGTTATTTTGCAGTCCTAAGTGATGGAGGAAGTCCAGCACTGGAAGTTGTGTTGGCTTTGAGGCTATATATTTGTGAGCAATAGTGAAACATTATTAGACCATTAAGGGTGACACAATTATGCGAGTGTGAAAGTTCATGTTGGTTATGCCATTTCATTTAGTGCCTTTTAATGTCAGATTTTACCACAGACCAATGAGGGAATGCATGTTGTACTCGAACTGCTGTTAATCACTTCTGAAACTGGTTAGAGGTGTTTTTCACTGAAGGTAACATCAGTAAAGGTCAGTTAAGTGACGCCGTGTAGAAAGGAACTTAAAGTTCGCCAGGTTTACAAGGGATAGCAATGTGCAATAGTGATGCTGGCGTATTTGTTCTTGTTATCTTGACATTGTAAGACCTAGCGGTATATAAGTGAT
The nucleotide sequence above comes from Mugil cephalus isolate CIBA_MC_2020 chromosome 2, CIBA_Mcephalus_1.1, whole genome shotgun sequence. Encoded proteins:
- the tmed1b gene encoding transmembrane emp24 domain-containing protein 1b — translated: MDALRGEVSRGGRRLVLAVLFLWCVGSVRGFGQNQDSEFTFLLPAGRAECFFQTAVKNGTMEVEYQVIAGAGMDVDFTIISPQGIQLVAESRRSDGVHVVEPTVEGDYEVCFDNSFSRFSEKMVFFEIIIEGQGGDVGGDDEWAGLEEPDGSLLEYKLEDIRESMDSLHRRLERSRQMQTVLRAFEARDRNLLEDNLWRVSFWSCASVLVMLCVALTQVYTVRKLFDDKRRVCT